CGATCTTAAGATCGGGAAAGCGCAGCCGGACGGTCGCAAGAACGATGGCGCCACCATAAGAGCTCAATATGTTTTCTTTCGAGAGAAGAAATCCACCCTTTTCGATTTCCGGAACGACCAGGCCTTCCTGCCAGGAAAGAGGCAACCCCAGATCGAGTAGCATGAACGAAGGCCGATGCTCTTCAATGAATGGAAGTACGACCTCGCCCGTCGCCGCCTCGGCGACGACGCTGTATAAACCGGATTGCTCGATGATGTATTTCAGTCCGGCCCGCATGAGCGGATGATCGTCGACGATGATGACTTTATGCATGTTCAATCGATTACCGGCATAGCTTCCACGATCCAGCCTTTTTCGTGCGCCTTCGTGCGCAGGGTGACGCTGCCCCGATCAAGGACCATCGCCGACTGCGCCTCTTCCAGAAGCGGAAGATCCATCATCGAATCGCCGGCGGCGAAAAGCAACGGCTCCTCCGTGATCCGTCGCAGGGCCTGCACCTTTCCTTCTGCACAGGGGTACGGCTCGACGATATGCGGTCCGAAACGGCCGTCGTCCATGCGCCGTAGCTCCATACCGATTACGTGCTCGGCCGGCAGATTCCATCGATGTGAGAGAACGGCGATCGGAATGCGAGGCGAGGCCGTTACGATGTATACAGTCCACTTCCGGTCAAGCATCGCATGCACCAATTCCTGCATGGCCGGGCGAATGCGGATGCCGACGGGTAACTCGCGACCGCTCGGCAATCCGACTGATGAACTGGCCGTCAGCTGATGATCAAAAACCTTTCTTGAAAGAGCGCCCATTTCTTCTTCATGAAAACCGGCGAAAAAGATAGAACTCCAGCGATAGGCGGCCTCGGTTCCATGTTCGTTTCGGATGGCCTCGTACACGTCGATCATGCCGTCCATCCACTCGACAAGCAGAAGCGGATCATCAAAATAACGAAAGCGTTCGTATGCGGCCCTGAGCTCGTCGCGATGACGATGCGTCGACGTCGGCCAGTGCTCCCAGAACCAGGGCTCATCGGCACGAACATGACCGCCAAGAACGATCTCGTTCATCAGCGCTTCGCCCTGATCTCCCTGAATCAACGTGTAGTCAAAGTCGAAGGCGGCAAGGCCGGGCGGGCCTTCAAGCAGAGAGGTTAACTCGCTGAAGGCCTTTGCTGACCAGTGGGATGGATTCATAACTCAGAAAGCGTTCGTTCGAGGAGGAAGGGAGGAAGAGGCGCGAATATCGGGCAGCGTTTCTGTTACGGCGATTCCCGTTGCATCTTCTCTTACGATGATCTCGGACTGATGATAGCCATACGGCAGAAAATCTTCGGGATTCAAAGCGACGTCCTGATAGCGCACCTCGAAGTGAATATGCGGCCCCGTCGAGCGCCCCGTCGAGCCCGAGAAGGCGATGATCTGCCCTCTGTTCACGCGCTCCCCTACTTTTAACAGCAGGTCGTTGTTATGCGCATAGACCGTCTTCTTTCCGTCTGCATGCGTGATGACGACGGCCTTACCGAGTCCGCCCATCCATGACGAGCCCGTAACCTCTCCGTCGTCGGCGGCAAGAACAGGGGTGCCAATCGGAGCAGCCACATCAAGGCCCATGTGCATCTCAGAGAAACGTCTTCCAAAGCGCGACGTGTATTCGGGCGTTTCTGCAGGCCAGGTCAATCGACGCGGATCAATCTGAAGAATGCGGCGGCCAAACCCTTTTTTCAGCAGGGATTGATAGAACTCC
This region of Leptonema illini DSM 21528 genomic DNA includes:
- a CDS encoding M23 family metallopeptidase yields the protein MKRFFLASAFFGAVMIALPSLEAVTGARITVTVDNKHIQTYRGRIGRWVKPDGDSIQKLAREFGTTPTEILIINDNTFSRSDFVFIPMGEEFYQSLLKKGFGRRILQIDPRRLTWPAETPEYTSRFGRRFSEMHMGLDVAAPIGTPVLAADDGEVTGSSWMGGLGKAVVITHADGKKTVYAHNNDLLLKVGERVNRGQIIAFSGSTGRSTGPHIHFEVRYQDVALNPEDFLPYGYHQSEIIVREDATGIAVTETLPDIRASSSLPPRTNAF
- a CDS encoding HAD family hydrolase, with protein sequence MNPSHWSAKAFSELTSLLEGPPGLAAFDFDYTLIQGDQGEALMNEIVLGGHVRADEPWFWEHWPTSTHRHRDELRAAYERFRYFDDPLLLVEWMDGMIDVYEAIRNEHGTEAAYRWSSIFFAGFHEEEMGALSRKVFDHQLTASSSVGLPSGRELPVGIRIRPAMQELVHAMLDRKWTVYIVTASPRIPIAVLSHRWNLPAEHVIGMELRRMDDGRFGPHIVEPYPCAEGKVQALRRITEEPLLFAAGDSMMDLPLLEEAQSAMVLDRGSVTLRTKAHEKGWIVEAMPVID